TCCCCCGGTGGGAGTGAAGCCGGGAGGCGCGCGTCCTCGAGGGAAGCGCGCCCCGCGCCAGGCCCCGAGCGGCTCAGGGCTTGAGGGCCCGCTCGAGGATGCGCACGCCGTGGTCGAGGTCGTCGTGGGACACGGTGTAGGCGGGGGCGAAGCGCAGCGTCTTGTCGCCCGCGGCGTTGAGGAGCAGACCGAGCTCGCGGCACCTGGCGATGATGGGGGCACCGTCCTGGAAGAGCTCCACGCCGATGAGCAGGCCCAGGCCGCGCGCCTCCTTGACGATGGTGGGCAGGCGGCGCTGCAGCTCGCGCAGGCGACCGAGGAAGTACTCGCCCTTCTGCGCCACGTCGCGCAGCATCTGGGGCTCCATCACCTTGCGCGCGACGACGTTGGCGGCGACGGCGGCGATGAGGTTGCCGCCGAACGTGGAGCCGTGGGTGCCCGCCGTGAGGCTCTTGCCGGCATCCTCGGAGCACAGCATGGCGCCGATGGGCAGGCCGTTGCCGAGCGACTTCGCCAGGCTGATGGCGTCCGGGAGGATGTCCTCGTGCTGGAAGCCGAAGGCCTTGCCGGTGCGGCCCATGCCGGTCTGGATCTCATCGATCATCAGCAGCAGGCCCTGCTCGTCGCACAGGGCGCGCAGGGCCTTGAGGAAGCCCGGAGGCGCCGCGCGCACCCCACCCTCGCCCTGGATGGGCTCCACGAGGATGGCGGCGGTATGCGGACCCACCGCCTTGCGCACCGCCTCGATGTCCCCGTAGGGCACGTGCGTGAAGCCCTGGGGCAGCGGCTCGAAGCCCTTCTGGTACTTCGTCTGGCCCGTGGCGGTGACCGTGGCGAGCGTGCGCCCGTGGAAGGAGTTGTCGAACGTGATGACCTCGTAGCGCTCGGGCTGGCCGCGGTCCTTCTGGACCTTGCGCGCCAGCTTGATGAGCGCCTCGTTGGCCTCACCCCCCGAGTTGCAGAAGAAGGCGCGCGCCAGGCCCGAGGCGGCGGTGAGCCGGGCGGCCAGCTCGATCTGCGGCTCCGAGTAGAAGGCGTTGGACACG
Above is a window of Cystobacter fuscus DNA encoding:
- a CDS encoding aspartate aminotransferase family protein, with the translated sequence MSSTPSLNSTQTEATPRAPSPSAKNEQWIEKAKAHLLQNYKQQPIVLERGLGSRVWDADGREYLDLLGGIATCGLGHCHPEVVAAVRGQLDKLWHVSNAFYSEPQIELAARLTAASGLARAFFCNSGGEANEALIKLARKVQKDRGQPERYEVITFDNSFHGRTLATVTATGQTKYQKGFEPLPQGFTHVPYGDIEAVRKAVGPHTAAILVEPIQGEGGVRAAPPGFLKALRALCDEQGLLLMIDEIQTGMGRTGKAFGFQHEDILPDAISLAKSLGNGLPIGAMLCSEDAGKSLTAGTHGSTFGGNLIAAVAANVVARKVMEPQMLRDVAQKGEYFLGRLRELQRRLPTIVKEARGLGLLIGVELFQDGAPIIARCRELGLLLNAAGDKTLRFAPAYTVSHDDLDHGVRILERALKP